The Bacillus sp. Marseille-Q1617 genome has a segment encoding these proteins:
- a CDS encoding trans-aconitate 2-methyltransferase, translating to MIAEMAKVWRARTWMKKNVPFLYSWHAYVGYEMELFESFKKPASIQEVAIEKNIEMDLLEQWVEVGITLKHLKRASKDRVRIKNGWKLPSSKKEAFSSGVLLKEMMELHIPALLSYPSLLRNQTRQHFNSELHGSTVAKTSILLERFAFPKLQKVMKKFKVNSVLDLGCGEGGYIRRLADRYPKKQMVGIEIHEAVAREAEEQLQSYNNVDIECCDLHDYKPQQAFDMVMANNLFHYIDPSERLQFFEKASDWLEKKGLFFVLTPMQKSKHGQQFSSAFNSFFMTFQNLHPIPSQKEMETIAKKTGFKVVSVEPIVKEGGWYALCFKKK from the coding sequence AAATGGAACTGTTCGAAAGCTTCAAGAAGCCTGCTTCGATACAGGAAGTGGCGATTGAAAAGAATATTGAAATGGACTTGTTGGAGCAATGGGTGGAAGTCGGAATCACCCTCAAGCATTTGAAACGCGCTTCAAAGGACCGTGTGAGAATCAAAAACGGCTGGAAACTGCCTTCTTCTAAAAAAGAAGCATTCTCTTCAGGAGTATTGCTGAAGGAAATGATGGAGCTTCATATCCCGGCTCTGTTATCTTATCCGAGCCTCCTCAGAAATCAGACGAGACAGCATTTCAACTCTGAACTGCACGGTTCTACCGTTGCCAAGACATCCATCCTTCTCGAACGATTTGCGTTTCCGAAGCTTCAAAAAGTAATGAAGAAGTTCAAAGTGAATTCCGTGCTGGACCTGGGATGCGGGGAAGGCGGCTATATCCGCAGGCTCGCAGACCGCTACCCGAAGAAACAGATGGTCGGAATTGAAATCCATGAAGCGGTGGCAAGGGAAGCGGAGGAACAGCTGCAAAGCTATAATAATGTCGATATCGAATGCTGCGATCTGCATGATTACAAGCCGCAGCAAGCGTTTGATATGGTGATGGCAAATAATCTTTTTCATTATATAGATCCATCGGAGCGGCTGCAATTTTTTGAAAAAGCCTCGGACTGGCTGGAGAAAAAAGGACTGTTCTTCGTCCTTACGCCGATGCAGAAATCAAAGCATGGCCAGCAGTTCTCCAGTGCGTTCAACAGCTTCTTCATGACATTCCAAAACCTGCACCCGATCCCTTCCCAAAAAGAGATGGAGACAATCGCCAAAAAGACCGGTTTCAAGGTCGTATCGGTGGAACCGATTGTGAAGGAAGGCGGATGGTATGCCCTCTGTTTTAAGAAAAAATAA
- a CDS encoding lysine N(6)-hydroxylase/L-ornithine N(5)-oxygenase family protein, which produces MGRDEMYDCIGIGIGPYNLSLAALVDEKTKLKVKFFDKTPEFQWHPGMLIDLTDLQVPFIADLVTFANPQSKYSYLNYLHTHNRLYKFFFFHKFEMPRQEYNDYARWVVKQLPGCQFHSEVIGVKDTGDHYEIEIDNRLTDEREVYHAKHVVMGTGSKPLILDGMDGLPSEDVHHTSRYLFHKDTTMESSSITIIGSGQSAAEVFYDLLKEQRDHPYKLTWMTRSEGILQLESSKLGQEFFAPDYVDYFHGLSFEKRLSALKTLDQLRNGIDMDTLNNIYNILYNHSVSKNAPDIVIQPLTEVKKIRQEENQYVLSCHQWQEDKEFSYLSGKIILATGYVPNIPSWFDDAFRDKIVWEDDKRFKVTRDYKLEFKDDEERGHHFYTLTNLEHSHGAGATNLGLAVDRNIAIINSIVGEEVYKVQRNTIFSQFSMDEHS; this is translated from the coding sequence TTGGGAAGAGATGAGATGTATGATTGTATCGGAATTGGTATCGGGCCGTATAATTTGAGCCTGGCTGCGTTGGTAGATGAGAAGACGAAGTTGAAGGTGAAGTTTTTCGACAAGACACCTGAATTTCAGTGGCATCCCGGTATGCTGATCGATTTGACCGATCTGCAGGTGCCGTTCATCGCTGACCTGGTCACATTCGCGAATCCGCAGAGTAAGTACAGCTATTTGAATTATTTACATACCCATAACCGGCTGTACAAGTTTTTCTTTTTTCATAAATTTGAAATGCCGAGACAGGAGTACAATGATTATGCGCGCTGGGTCGTGAAGCAGCTTCCGGGCTGTCAATTTCACAGTGAGGTCATCGGTGTGAAGGATACAGGCGATCACTATGAAATCGAGATTGACAACCGGCTGACGGATGAACGTGAGGTGTATCATGCGAAACATGTGGTGATGGGGACGGGAAGTAAACCGCTTATATTGGATGGAATGGACGGACTTCCATCAGAAGACGTCCACCATACGAGCCGATACTTGTTTCATAAAGATACCACCATGGAAAGTTCATCGATCACGATCATCGGCTCGGGTCAGAGTGCAGCGGAAGTCTTTTATGATTTGTTAAAAGAGCAAAGGGATCATCCGTACAAGCTGACGTGGATGACGAGGTCGGAGGGGATCCTCCAGCTCGAATCATCAAAACTCGGCCAGGAGTTCTTCGCCCCGGATTATGTCGATTATTTTCATGGGCTGTCATTTGAAAAGAGGCTGAGTGCCTTGAAGACGCTCGATCAGCTCAGGAATGGGATCGATATGGATACGCTGAATAATATTTATAACATCCTTTACAATCATTCTGTCAGCAAGAATGCTCCCGATATTGTGATTCAGCCTTTGACGGAAGTCAAAAAGATCCGGCAGGAAGAAAACCAATATGTACTGAGCTGCCATCAATGGCAGGAGGATAAGGAGTTTTCATATTTGTCGGGGAAGATCATTCTGGCAACGGGGTATGTACCGAACATCCCATCGTGGTTCGATGATGCTTTCAGGGACAAGATTGTGTGGGAGGACGATAAAAGATTCAAGGTAACAAGGGATTATAAGCTGGAGTTTAAGGATGACGAGGAGCGCGGCCATCATTTTTATACGCTGACGAACCTTGAACACTCTCACGGGGCAGGGGCGACAAACCTTGGTTTGGCCGTGGATCGCAACATCGCGATTATCAATAGTATCGTCGGGGAGGAAGTATACAAAGTTCAGAGAAATACAATTTTCTCCCAATTCTCTATGGATGAACACTCTTAA
- a CDS encoding type 1 glutamine amidotransferase domain-containing protein: MAKVACLLTDMFEDVEFTDPEKALKEAGHEVITIEKEKGKSVKGKQGDATVSIDENIDNVKPEDFDALLLPGGFSPDQLRADDRFVKFTKHFMDEKKPVFAICHGPQLLITAKALEGRHATGFTSIKVDMEYAGATYEDKEVVVCGDQLVTSRTPDDLPAFNRESLKILSK; encoded by the coding sequence ATGGCTAAAGTTGCATGCTTACTTACAGATATGTTTGAAGACGTAGAATTTACAGATCCGGAAAAAGCATTGAAAGAAGCAGGACACGAAGTCATCACGATTGAAAAGGAAAAAGGCAAATCGGTAAAAGGAAAGCAGGGAGACGCGACGGTTTCGATCGATGAGAACATCGACAATGTAAAACCAGAAGACTTTGACGCACTCCTGCTGCCTGGCGGATTCTCCCCGGACCAGCTGCGTGCGGATGACCGTTTTGTGAAATTCACGAAGCACTTCATGGATGAAAAGAAACCGGTCTTTGCAATCTGCCACGGACCACAGCTTCTGATCACAGCGAAGGCGCTTGAGGGCAGACACGCGACAGGCTTCACGTCCATCAAAGTGGACATGGAATATGCCGGCGCCACTTATGAGGATAAGGAAGTCGTCGTATGCGGTGACCAGCTTGTGACGAGCAGAACACCGGATGACCTGCCGGCGTTCAACCGTGAGTCGTTAAAAATTCTTTCAAAATAA
- a CDS encoding DUF1128 domain-containing protein — MDLSQNTTENIEFMITAIKEKLNVVNAGAIKPEHFNEEMYEDLHDLYMMVEKKDRFSPSEMTAIIEELGALRK, encoded by the coding sequence ATGGACTTATCACAAAACACAACTGAAAACATCGAATTCATGATCACCGCCATCAAGGAAAAACTGAACGTCGTAAACGCCGGCGCCATCAAGCCTGAACACTTTAACGAAGAAATGTACGAAGACCTTCACGACCTCTATATGATGGTCGAAAAGAAAGACCGCTTCAGCCCAAGCGAAATGACAGCCATCATCGAAGAACTCGGAGCACTCCGCAAATAA
- a CDS encoding YtxH domain-containing protein — MGNSKFLKGVMIGAVAGGLLSLLDKTTRQEMGTTLKNSGTTITKYSKNPKMLADTSKDVYEKLRTTADQVSKDIQFISEKVNEIKDMTPQVKEMIEETKETFEDSSEAYKETFSDHPSNELNSGEEASQPVASSFKGY; from the coding sequence ATGGGAAATAGTAAATTTTTAAAAGGTGTCATGATTGGCGCTGTTGCGGGAGGGCTTCTGTCACTCTTGGACAAAACGACCCGCCAGGAAATGGGGACGACGCTGAAAAACAGCGGAACTACTATTACGAAGTATTCAAAGAATCCAAAGATGCTGGCAGACACGTCAAAGGATGTCTATGAAAAGCTGAGAACGACTGCCGATCAAGTCAGCAAAGATATTCAATTCATTTCAGAAAAGGTAAATGAGATCAAGGATATGACTCCTCAAGTGAAAGAGATGATCGAGGAGACGAAAGAAACGTTTGAGGATTCATCAGAGGCATACAAGGAGACGTTTTCTGACCATCCTTCAAACGAATTGAATTCCGGGGAAGAAGCAAGCCAGCCTGTGGCTTCATCTTTCAAAGGATATTAA
- a CDS encoding YihY/virulence factor BrkB family protein produces MSEGTTRKGWKKDSKNLFKQISANDITGLAAQIAYYFLLSLFPLLIFVFTLLPYLPVEQGDILGVIRDFAPGETMKMIEENLGEVMSNRNTGLLSISIIATIWSASNGMNAIVKSLNRAYDVEETRSFIVTRLMSIVLTLGMIVVFVVALLLPVFGKQIGLFLFSQFGFSEQFLTIWNGIRWAISPLILFIVFVGLYYFAPSKRIRCLSAIPGAIFATVGWVLVSLAFSFYVSSFGNYSATYGSIGGIIVLMIWFYLTGIIIMVGGEINAMATEKDDTPC; encoded by the coding sequence ATGTCGGAGGGGACGACCCGCAAAGGTTGGAAAAAGGATTCGAAGAATTTATTCAAGCAAATCAGCGCCAACGATATCACCGGGCTGGCTGCACAGATTGCTTATTACTTTTTGTTATCACTATTTCCGCTGCTGATTTTTGTTTTCACGCTGCTGCCTTATCTTCCTGTTGAGCAGGGAGATATACTGGGTGTGATCAGAGATTTTGCACCGGGAGAAACGATGAAGATGATTGAAGAAAATCTGGGTGAAGTCATGTCCAATCGAAATACCGGTCTGTTGTCGATCTCCATTATCGCGACAATCTGGTCGGCGTCGAACGGCATGAATGCAATCGTGAAAAGTTTGAACCGCGCGTACGATGTGGAAGAAACAAGATCGTTCATCGTCACACGTTTGATGTCGATCGTGCTGACTCTCGGTATGATTGTCGTGTTTGTGGTGGCACTTCTGCTGCCGGTTTTTGGGAAGCAAATCGGACTTTTCTTATTTTCTCAATTCGGTTTTTCAGAACAATTCCTGACGATTTGGAATGGGATTCGATGGGCGATTTCACCGCTCATTCTGTTCATTGTATTCGTCGGGCTGTATTACTTCGCGCCGAGCAAGAGAATCAGATGCTTGAGTGCCATCCCCGGAGCGATTTTTGCAACGGTCGGGTGGGTGCTTGTTTCACTGGCATTCTCCTTCTATGTAAGCAGTTTCGGTAATTATTCTGCCACTTACGGGAGTATCGGAGGAATCATCGTATTGATGATCTGGTTCTACCTGACGGGGATCATCATCATGGTCGGCGGGGAAATCAATGCAATGGCAACGGAAAAAGACGATACACCATGCTGA
- a CDS encoding sensor histidine kinase, whose protein sequence is MLIAAMIERLGIIVTIAFIMTRLGFFRKLIEQRSNVKKSQTLLIILLFGFFGIIGSYTGLVVNAEIDEYAKWHLTLQENEAIANSRVIGIVAAGLLGGPWIGLGAGLTAGVHRYFLGGFTAFACGVSTILAGLLAGYVGKREKKNRLVSPQKAFLVGFLAEAMQMAIILLFAKPYPAAYELVSDIGWPMIIANGIGTGIFLLIIKSVFYEEERMGAVQSQKALRLADRTVKYMRKGLNSSSAHATCQILMKEVDAIAVSITNRTHILAHVGVASDHHQKDKPIQTEATKRVIETGELLKVGKKEIHCDRDDCLLGAAVMAPLLKGDEIVGTLKFYFHSEKVISPIMMELTKGIATLLSNQLELAEIDTHKELAKESEVKALQAQISPHFLFNAINVIVSLTRINPDKARTLLISLSQFIRQNLSGSTKSTSALREECQHVKAYLAIEEARFYDRLQVKYELDEEALQAVVPSITLQPLVENAIKHGMKNQAEGFILTISITQRDGLVKVKVEDNGDGIEESRLETLLVEPVESSSGTGLALYNVNKRLEMMIGEESGLVIHSVKGEGTTVQFLIKGEAHESRNHR, encoded by the coding sequence ATGCTGATAGCCGCCATGATCGAACGGCTCGGGATCATCGTGACGATTGCTTTTATCATGACGAGGCTCGGGTTCTTCCGCAAGCTGATTGAACAACGGAGCAACGTGAAGAAATCCCAGACCCTGCTGATTATCTTGTTGTTTGGTTTCTTTGGAATCATTGGTTCTTATACGGGACTGGTTGTGAACGCTGAAATAGATGAGTATGCCAAGTGGCATTTGACGCTTCAGGAGAATGAAGCGATTGCCAATTCAAGGGTGATCGGGATTGTGGCAGCGGGCCTTTTAGGAGGTCCGTGGATCGGTCTCGGTGCCGGTTTGACAGCGGGTGTCCACCGTTATTTTCTTGGAGGATTCACGGCTTTCGCCTGCGGTGTTTCCACGATCTTAGCCGGGCTTCTCGCGGGTTACGTAGGAAAGCGTGAGAAGAAGAACCGGCTGGTATCTCCACAAAAAGCGTTTTTGGTTGGATTTTTGGCTGAAGCCATGCAGATGGCCATCATCCTTCTTTTTGCAAAACCTTATCCTGCTGCATATGAGCTGGTGTCTGATATCGGCTGGCCAATGATCATCGCAAATGGGATCGGTACGGGAATTTTCCTCCTGATCATTAAAAGTGTATTTTACGAGGAAGAGCGAATGGGGGCGGTGCAGTCCCAGAAAGCGCTCAGGCTGGCAGACAGGACGGTTAAATACATGCGTAAAGGACTGAATTCATCCTCTGCCCATGCCACTTGCCAGATCCTGATGAAGGAAGTGGACGCGATCGCCGTGTCCATCACAAACCGTACCCATATCCTTGCGCACGTCGGCGTCGCCTCGGACCATCACCAAAAAGATAAACCGATCCAAACCGAGGCAACAAAGCGGGTGATCGAAACGGGTGAATTATTGAAAGTAGGGAAAAAGGAGATTCATTGTGACCGGGATGACTGCCTGCTTGGTGCCGCCGTTATGGCCCCTCTATTAAAAGGGGACGAGATCGTCGGTACTTTGAAATTCTATTTCCACTCTGAAAAAGTCATATCGCCGATCATGATGGAGCTGACAAAAGGGATCGCGACGCTGCTCAGCAACCAGCTGGAGCTTGCGGAAATCGATACCCATAAAGAACTGGCGAAGGAATCCGAGGTCAAAGCGCTTCAGGCACAGATAAGTCCACACTTCTTGTTCAATGCGATCAATGTGATCGTATCGCTGACTCGTATCAATCCTGATAAAGCGCGTACTCTGCTGATTTCGCTGTCACAATTCATCAGGCAGAACCTGAGCGGCAGCACGAAGTCTACATCTGCCTTAAGGGAAGAATGCCAACACGTGAAGGCGTATCTCGCAATTGAAGAAGCTAGGTTTTATGACCGCCTGCAGGTAAAGTACGAGCTCGATGAAGAAGCTCTACAAGCCGTCGTTCCATCAATCACGCTTCAGCCGCTGGTCGAAAATGCGATCAAACACGGAATGAAGAATCAGGCAGAAGGATTTATTTTAACCATATCGATCACTCAAAGAGACGGACTTGTAAAGGTGAAGGTGGAGGATAACGGCGATGGGATTGAAGAATCCCGCCTTGAAACGCTTCTAGTGGAGCCGGTGGAATCCTCGTCAGGAACCGGACTCGCCTTGTACAACGTCAATAAACGATTGGAAATGATGATCGGTGAAGAGTCTGGACTGGTCATTCACTCAGTAAAAGGAGAAGGGACCACAGTCCAGTTCTTGATTAAGGGGGAAGCACATGAAAGTCGCAATCATCGATGA
- a CDS encoding LytTR family DNA-binding domain-containing protein: MKVAIIDDEPYSREEMKHLLRAYEWVEIVGEASSAEKAMELLLTRDPQVLFLDIEMPGMSGVDLAESLQKMKQKPEIVFATAYPDFALKAFRVEAVDYLLKPFDEDQLAGTMERLKKIVAEDSAEETEVKTKGKLAVQDEDKIIYIKPDDILYIFREERETYICTEKKRYTCRLPIKELESKLVTYPFFRVHKSYLVQLPFVEELIPWGNGVYQLKVHGSKEKIPVSRNYVKELRERLEL, from the coding sequence ATGAAAGTCGCAATCATCGATGATGAACCATACAGCAGGGAAGAAATGAAGCATCTATTAAGAGCATATGAGTGGGTTGAAATCGTCGGGGAAGCAAGTTCGGCTGAAAAGGCGATGGAGCTGCTATTGACCCGCGACCCGCAAGTCTTGTTTCTCGATATCGAAATGCCTGGCATGAGTGGTGTCGATCTTGCAGAGTCATTACAGAAAATGAAACAAAAACCCGAAATCGTTTTTGCCACCGCCTACCCGGACTTCGCATTGAAAGCGTTCCGAGTCGAAGCGGTCGACTACCTGCTTAAGCCCTTTGATGAGGACCAGCTGGCAGGGACGATGGAAAGACTGAAGAAAATCGTCGCTGAAGATTCGGCAGAAGAAACAGAAGTGAAAACGAAAGGGAAGCTCGCTGTACAGGATGAAGACAAAATCATCTACATCAAACCGGACGACATCCTCTACATCTTCCGTGAAGAGCGGGAAACATATATCTGCACTGAAAAGAAGAGATACACCTGCCGTCTTCCGATCAAAGAACTTGAATCGAAGCTTGTCACCTACCCGTTCTTCCGGGTTCACAAAAGCTATTTAGTCCAGCTGCCATTTGTCGAAGAACTCATACCGTGGGGGAATGGAGTCTATCAGCTGAAGGTTCACGGATCGAAGGAGAAGATCCCGGTGAGCAGGAATTATGTGAAGGAGCTGCGGGAGAGGCTGGAGTTGTAG
- a CDS encoding glycerophosphodiester phosphodiesterase, translated as MNKFIRNICLSASVIGIGAGAVNPASAQSGNNPQLNDNQILNISHRGASGHAPEHTLASYELGDQMGGDYIELDLQMTKDGELIAMHDETLDRTTEGTGLVKDYTLEEIKALDAGSWFNEAYPEKAKEEFAGLQVQTLQEVIEHFGKNKNYYIETKSPDVYPGMEEKLLKILEEYNLTRQNGPSSRVIIQSFSEESLQKVHDLNDQIPLVQLLDYKTTASITDEELAHYSDYAVGLGMSYKKINEEYVQKVREHDLLLHPYTVNEKEDMKRLLDWGVTGMFTNYPDVLEEVLKEMKLN; from the coding sequence ATGAATAAATTCATCAGAAACATCTGTTTATCAGCATCCGTAATCGGCATCGGAGCAGGTGCTGTCAACCCTGCATCAGCTCAATCCGGCAATAACCCTCAGCTGAACGACAACCAGATCCTGAACATCTCACACCGCGGGGCCTCCGGACATGCACCCGAGCATACGCTGGCTTCCTATGAACTAGGCGACCAAATGGGCGGAGACTACATAGAACTGGATCTTCAGATGACTAAAGATGGCGAACTCATTGCCATGCATGACGAAACTCTTGACCGCACTACAGAGGGGACAGGCCTTGTGAAGGATTACACCCTTGAAGAAATCAAGGCTCTTGACGCCGGGTCATGGTTTAATGAAGCCTATCCAGAAAAAGCGAAGGAAGAGTTCGCAGGCTTGCAAGTCCAAACCCTGCAGGAAGTAATTGAACACTTCGGCAAAAACAAGAACTACTACATCGAAACGAAATCACCGGATGTCTATCCAGGAATGGAAGAAAAGTTACTGAAAATCCTTGAAGAGTACAACCTGACAAGACAAAATGGACCGTCAAGCCGGGTCATCATCCAATCTTTCAGTGAAGAAAGCTTGCAGAAAGTCCATGACTTGAATGATCAGATTCCGCTGGTTCAATTGCTTGATTACAAAACAACAGCCTCCATTACGGACGAAGAACTCGCTCACTACTCCGATTACGCAGTCGGCCTCGGCATGAGCTATAAAAAAATAAATGAAGAATATGTCCAAAAAGTAAGGGAACATGATCTCCTCCTCCACCCGTACACGGTCAATGAAAAAGAAGATATGAAACGTTTGCTCGATTGGGGCGTGACGGGAATGTTCACCAATTATCCGGATGTGCTGGAAGAAGTTTTGAAGGAAATGAAACTGAATTAA
- a CDS encoding carbon starvation protein A: MVTFLVAIALLIVGYFTYGKFIEKIFGVKEARTTPAYAKADGVDYVPMNTKKNSMIQLLNIAGVGPIFGPIMGALYGPVAFLWIVLGAIFAGAVHDYLTGMISIRNGGAHLPALAGKFLGKTMKHVVNGFSILLLVLVGTVFVTAPAALIADLTPAWISLGVIIAAIFVYYLLATLLPVDKIIGRVYPLFGALLLISAVGVGAGLVITGADIPEMTLTNMHPDSVAIFPLLFLTISCGALSGFHATQSPIISRTTQNEKNGRKIFYGMMILEAIIAMIWAAAAMSLFEPGELSAILAEGGPAAIVSEVSMLMLGSIGGTLAILGVIVLPITSGDTSFRSARMIIADYINVKQVKMSSRLWIAVPLFVISMVLTQIDFNLLWRYFSWANQSTAMIALWVGAMYLALQKKPHWVASIPAVFMTMVTFTYILNAPIGFGLSMGASYTGATVGTVLVVLAFIFSLRKQLNAGGVIQVDEDVPQPAA; the protein is encoded by the coding sequence ATGGTCACATTCCTTGTTGCAATTGCATTATTAATCGTTGGTTACTTCACATATGGAAAGTTTATTGAAAAGATTTTTGGCGTGAAAGAGGCGCGGACGACACCGGCTTATGCGAAAGCCGACGGCGTCGATTATGTGCCGATGAACACGAAGAAAAATTCGATGATCCAGCTGTTGAACATCGCAGGTGTCGGACCGATCTTCGGCCCAATCATGGGGGCGCTTTACGGACCGGTAGCATTTTTGTGGATTGTCCTCGGGGCAATTTTTGCCGGGGCTGTTCATGATTATTTGACAGGTATGATTTCGATCCGTAACGGCGGGGCGCATCTGCCTGCCCTTGCAGGAAAGTTTTTAGGAAAAACGATGAAACACGTGGTAAACGGATTCTCGATTTTACTTCTGGTACTCGTAGGTACGGTATTCGTAACGGCACCTGCAGCGTTGATTGCCGATTTGACTCCGGCATGGATTTCATTGGGCGTGATCATTGCCGCAATTTTCGTTTATTACCTTTTGGCAACATTGCTTCCGGTCGATAAAATTATCGGCCGCGTATATCCGCTGTTCGGTGCGTTACTATTAATCAGTGCAGTGGGTGTTGGTGCAGGACTTGTCATCACGGGAGCGGATATTCCTGAAATGACGCTTACGAACATGCACCCTGATTCAGTTGCGATCTTCCCATTGTTATTCTTGACGATTTCGTGCGGGGCACTTTCAGGGTTCCATGCGACACAATCACCGATTATTTCAAGAACGACTCAAAATGAGAAAAATGGACGCAAGATTTTCTACGGTATGATGATTTTAGAAGCAATCATTGCCATGATCTGGGCTGCGGCAGCGATGAGCTTATTCGAGCCGGGCGAGCTGAGCGCGATCCTTGCTGAAGGCGGACCTGCTGCAATCGTCAGCGAAGTGTCTATGCTGATGCTTGGTTCCATCGGTGGAACACTTGCGATCCTTGGTGTCATCGTCCTTCCAATCACATCTGGCGACACATCGTTCAGAAGTGCGCGTATGATCATCGCTGATTACATCAACGTGAAGCAAGTGAAGATGTCAAGCCGCTTATGGATTGCGGTGCCACTATTCGTCATCTCAATGGTTCTGACTCAAATTGACTTCAACTTATTATGGAGATATTTCTCCTGGGCAAACCAATCAACTGCCATGATTGCCCTTTGGGTCGGCGCGATGTACCTTGCGCTCCAGAAAAAACCACACTGGGTGGCCAGTATTCCGGCAGTGTTCATGACGATGGTCACATTCACTTACATCCTGAACGCGCCGATCGGCTTCGGATTATCAATGGGAGCTTCTTATACGGGGGCAACGGTTGGTACAGTGCTTGTTGTTTTAGCCTTCATTTTCAGTCTGAGAAAACAATTGAATGCGGGCGGAGTGATTCAAGTCGATGAGGATGTTCCTCAGCCGGCAGCGTAA
- a CDS encoding sigma-70 family RNA polymerase sigma factor: protein MNAEWLQVDGSGKDGLLERAMDEYGQAVLYMAFSYVKDHGLAEDIAQEVFVKFYGKMDSFRSDSSLKTWFMRITINQCKDHLKRWDTRKILFTNKVSEILQEHGNPESKTIEGEKRGELHSKLLKLPVKYREVLFLYYYQELKVNEMAEALELNPSTVKTRLKTGRERLHRMYGEGGRHDG, encoded by the coding sequence TTGAATGCGGAATGGCTGCAAGTTGATGGATCAGGTAAGGATGGACTGCTGGAAAGAGCCATGGATGAATATGGGCAGGCGGTTTTGTATATGGCGTTTTCGTATGTGAAGGATCATGGATTGGCGGAGGATATTGCGCAGGAAGTATTTGTGAAGTTTTATGGGAAGATGGATTCCTTCAGGAGTGATTCGAGTCTGAAGACGTGGTTCATGCGAATCACGATCAATCAGTGCAAGGATCATTTGAAACGCTGGGATACGCGGAAGATTCTTTTTACAAATAAGGTGAGTGAAATCCTTCAAGAGCACGGGAATCCCGAATCGAAGACGATTGAGGGAGAAAAGCGAGGCGAGCTGCATTCGAAGCTGCTCAAACTGCCTGTTAAGTATCGAGAGGTCTTATTTTTATATTATTATCAAGAGTTAAAGGTGAATGAGATGGCGGAGGCGTTGGAGCTGAATCCCAGTACGGTCAAGACGAGGCTGAAGACGGGAAGGGAGCGGCTGCACAGGATGTATGGAGAAGGGGGGCGGCATGATGGATAG